A region of the Actinomycetota bacterium genome:
CGTGCTGTGCTGGAATGGCCGGCATGCTCGAGCGGTGGCGCGTCCAGCCCGGCACCAACGTGGACCTCGAGGCCGTGGACCCGGCCTCCACGCCCGGGGCGCCCGGCGGCAAGGAGGCCACGCTGGCGGCCCTGCCGGCCCTCACCGTGGAGCTGGCCGACCTGCAGGACCGGCTGGCGGCCGAAGCCCGGCGATCGCTGCTCGTGGTGCTCCAGGCGCCCGACGCGGGTGGCAAGGACGGCACCATCCGCCACGTGTTCCACGGCGTGAACCCCCAGGGCACCCGGGTGCACTCCTTCAAGGCGCCGGCGGGCGACGAGCGGGCACACGACTTCCTCTGGCGGGTGCACCGTGTTGTTCCGGCGGCAGGCGAAATCGGCATCTTCAACCGCTCGCATTATGAGGATGTCCTGGCGGTACGGGTGCGCAAGCTCGTCGCCCCGTCGGTGTGGAGACCCCGCTTCGAATTGATCGGCAGTTTCGAGGCCCTGCTGGCCCACGAGGGGACCACCATCGTGAAGCTCTACCTGCACATCTCCAAGGAGGAGCAGCGGGAACGGCTGCAGGCGCGCCTCGACGACCCGGACAAGCGGTGGAAGTTCCGTCCCGAGGACCTCGCCGACCGGGTCCTGTGGGACCGCTACCGCGCGGCCTACAACGAGGCGATCAGCCGCACGGCCACCTCCCAGGCCCCCTGGTTCATCGTGCCCGCCGACCACAAGTGGTACCGGAACTGGGCGGTCAGCACCATCCTGGTGGAAACCCTGCGGAAGATGGACCCCCGCTACCCGCAGCCCGCCGAGGCCCTGCCGAAAGCGGTCGGGTAGCTACGCCCCATCCGGGTTGATGGAGATCACCAGGTCCCCGGCCACGGTCATCCGCTGCCGCACGGTGAAGATCCCCTGGGGCGTGTCCACCTCCACCACCAGTACGAAGCCGTCCGCCTGCTGCTCGACGCCGGTCACGGTGCCCCGCATCCCGATGCGCCCCAGGTTGTCGAACCAGGCGAGGACCTGCTTGCGGTTGGAGCAACCGCCCTCGGCTCCCGGCTCCCCCCAGGTGACGCCCGGGTCCAGGAGCGAGGCGAGCAGCTCCCGGTCGCCGTCGGCGTAGGCCCGGCGGAAGCCGTCGGCCAGGGCATCGATGGCATCGCTCACCGCCCGATGATCCCCCTCCCGGCACAGGGAGGCAAACCGCACCCGCAATCGAAGCTGGTCCAAGGATGCCCGCGGGCGCCCGAGAATCAGCGCGGGTGGCCCGGCACCACCAGGCCGGACTCGTACGCGGTCACCACCGCCTGGGTCCGGTCGCGCAGGCCCAGCTTGGCCAGCACCCGGCTGACGTGGGTCTTGACCGTCTCCTCGGTGACCACCAGGCGCTCGGCGATCTCGGTGTTCGACAGCCCTTCGGCCACCAGCCGGAGCACCTGCGTCTCCCGGGGGGTGAGCGACTCCAGGCGGGCGGCCACCGGGGCGTCCGGCTTGGGCTGCAGCTTGGCGAACTCGCTGATCAGCCGGCGGGTCACCGCCGGCGCCAGGAGGGCGTCGCCCCCGGCGATCACCCGGACGGCGTCGAACAGCCGCTCGGCGGTGACGTCCTTCAAGAGGAAGCCGCTGGCCCCGGCCCGGAGCGCGTCGTAGACGTACTCGTCGAGGTCGAAGGTGGTGAGGATCAGCACCCGGGGCCTGCTGGCGCCCCCGTCCCCCGATCCGCCGCCGGTCAGGTGCCGGGTCGCCTCGATGCCGTCCATCCCGGGCATCCGCACGTCCATCAGGACCACGTCGGGCTCCAGCTCCCGGCAGACCCGCACCGCCTCGGCGCCGTCGGAGGCCACGCCCACCACCGAGAAGTCCGGCTGGGTGTCCAGCAGCCCGGCGAAGCCGGTGCGGATCACCTGGTGGTCGTCGGCCACCACGATGCGGACTGCCCCGTTCACGGGAGCCCCTCCGCGCGGGCCGGCAGCGTTGCCTCGACGAGGAATCCCCCGCCCGGGGCCGCCCCGGTCTGCAGCCGGCCGCCCACCGCGGTGGCCCGTTCCCGCATGCCCTGCAGCCCGTGGCCGCCGCCGGCATCGGCAAGTGCGGCGTCCAACCCGGCGTCCAGCCCGGGGTCCAGGGCCGCGTCCAGCGCGGGCCCCGGCCCGTCGTCCCGCACCCGCAGCAGGAGGGCGGCATCGGTGAAGTGCAGCTCGACGTCGACGGCCGCCCCGGGGGCGTGCCGCCGGGCGTTGGTGAGGGCCTCCTGGGCGATGCGGTAGGCGGCCAGCTCGACGCCCGGGTCCAGGCTCACGGGCGGACCGCGCAGGATCAGCCGGGCGCCCGTCCCCGACGCCGCCCGGGCCTCGTCCAGGAGGTGGTTGAGCTGGCTCAGGCCGGGCTGCGGCTGGCGGGCGGCAGCTTCGTCCTCGGTCCGGGCGTCCTCCCGCAGCACGCCCAGCAGGCGGCGCATCTCGGTGAGGGCCGCGCGGGCGGTGTCCCCGATCGCCGAGAGTCGCTGCGCCCCGGCCGCTGGCATCCCGGGGGTGGTGAGCCGGGCGGTCTCGGCCTGCACGGCCACCATCGAGATGTGGTGCGCCACCACATCGTGCAGCTCCCGGGCGATGCGGGCCCGCTCGCCCCGGGCGGTGTGCTCCAGGAGGTTGCCGGCGATCACCTGCCGGGCGGCGCTCTGGCTGGCGGCCTCCTGCCGGGCGCGCCCGGCCATGCCGCCGAACGCCGCCGCCGGGGCCAGCGCCGCCAGGACCAGCGTCAGCACGCCGGCTTCGGTGGCCGCCGGACGACCGCCGGCCACGGCCAGGACCAGGAATGGCAGGCTCAGCACCGAGGCCCCGGCGGCCTGGGCCGCGCCCGGCGCGGGCGAGCGCCCGTAGCGGTGCAGGGCGGCCAGCACCGCCAGGGCCCCGGCGACGGTCAGGGTGTGGAACAGGGTGAGCGACAGCACCGCCGCCACGGCCACCGCGGCCGCGGCGGGCAGGGGGCGCAGGAAGGCCAGGGGCAGTGCGGTGGCGACCGCCACCAGGGCTACTGCCAGCATCAGCTGCCCGCTGGCGTGGATGACCGCCGCCCGGGCGAGGGCCTCGCTCAGCGCCGCCAGGGCCAGGACGCCCGCCGCCACCGCCAGCGCATGGGGTGCCGCCACCAGCCCGCGGGCCATCCCGGCCCATCCCCGGCCCGGGTCCACGGTGGCGCTCACACCGATCATTGTGGCCCCCCACCGGCGCACTCGGCGTCACCGCCCGCCGGGATTCCCGGGTCCCTCTCAAGGGGTACGCCGGCGGGGCAGGTGCCCCCGGAATGGGAGCCCAAAGAACACTCCCCGCCGTGACGACGCCCGCCCGGGCGCTCCCTACCATTCGTAGGCATGGATGCCACCATCGAAGTCACCGGGGCCCGCAAGCAGTTCGGCCCCACCGTCGCCCTGGACGGGCTCTCGTTCTCGGTCGCCCCGGGCGACGTCACCGGCTTCGTCGGGCCCAACGGGGCCGGCAAGTCCACCACCATGCGGGCGATCCTCGGCCTGGACCGCCTGGACGCCGGCACCGCCCTCGTGGGCGGCCGGGCCTACCGGACGCTGCGTCACCCGCTGACGCAGGTGGGGTCGCTCCTGGACGCCGGCGCCCTCCACCCGGCCCGCAGCGGCCGCAACCACCTGCTGTGGCTGGCCCACTCGCAGGGGCTCCCCGCCCGGCGGGTGGACGAGGTCGTCGAGCAGGCCGGCCTCGGCGGCGCCGTGCGGCGGGCGGCGGGCGGGTACTCGCTGGGCATGCGCCAGCGCCTCGGCCTGGCGGCGGCGATGCTCGGCGATCCCCCCGTGCTGATGCTCGACGAGCCCTTCAACGGCCTCGACCCCGAGGGCATCGTGTGGATGCGGGGCTTCCTCCGCTCCCTGGCGGCCGAGGGCCGGGCGGTGCTGGTCTCCAGCCACCTGATGGCCGAGCTGGAGGGCACGGCCAGCCACCTGGTGGTCATCGGCCGGGGCCGGCTGGTGGCCGACACCAGCGTGGCTGCCCTCATCGATGCTGCCTCGGGGGGCCGGGTGCTCCTGCGCACCAGCGCCCGCACCGAGGCGATGGCCGTCCTGGCCTCCGCCGGGGCGACGGTCGCCGCCACCGGCCCGGAGACGGTGACCGTCGCCGGCCTCCCCCCGGAAGAGGTGGTGCGCCTTCTCGGCCAGCACGCCGTTCCCTTCGCCGAGGTGGCGTCCCATCGGGCCACGCTGGAGGAGGCCTACATGGAGCTGACCCGCGACAGCGTCGAGTTCTCGGCCCTCGCACCCTCGCCGGAGGCCCGCCCATGATGCGCACCGAGCCCTCAGTCGCCCCCTACCGCTCCGCCCAGCCCGAGTCCCACGACGGCTTCGCCGCCCTGGTGCGGGCCGAGTGGACCAAGTTACGCAGCGTGCGCGGGTGGCTGATCGCCCTGGTGGCGGGCGCCGTGCTCATCGTCGCCCTGGCGGTGCTGAACGGCGAGGGCAGCCACAGCGGGTTCTGCACGGGCGGGCGGAACGGCCAGGCCCCGCACTGCGTCGTCGGTCACCCCCCCGAGCCCACCGGCCCCGGCGGTGAGGTCATCGTCGACACCTACGAGCTGGTCCACCAGCCCCTCACGGGCAACGGCAGCATCACCGCCCGGCTGACCTCGTTCACCGGCATCGTGGGCAACTCGGGCCCGGTCCAGGTGGGCCAGGCACTGGCCGACTCCCACCCCGGGCTGGCCGGCTGGTCCAAGGGCGGGATCATCATCACCGACAGCACCCGGCAGGGGGCCCCCTACGCCGCCGTGATGCAGACCGGTGGGCACGGCGTGCACATGCAGTACGACTTCACGCACGACCTCGCGGGCAGCGCCACCCAGGCATCGCCGGCGTCACCCCGCTGGTTGCGGTTGACCCGGAGCGGCGACACGATCACCGGCTACGAATCGGCCGACGGCACCCACTGGACCACGATCGGCGCCGCCACCCTGCCCGGCCTCCCCGCCACGGTGCAGGCTGGGATCTTCACCACGTCCCCGATGCTCGACATCTCCACCCAGCACCTGGTGGTCACGACCGGTAGCGAGGCGGCGACCCAGGCCACGGCGGTGTTCGACAGCGTCTCGCTCGACGGCGGGCAGCCCGCAGGCACCTGGACCGGCGACGATGTCGGCGAAGACCCGCGGGCGGGACCCAGTGGGCTCAACTCCTACGAGCAGGGGGCGGGCACCTTCACGCTCACCGGCGCTGGCGATATCGCCCCCGCCCCGGACGCGGCCGGCACCCGGGGCATCGAGGCGAGCCTGAACGGCGCCTTCGTCGCCCTCATCGTCTTCCTGGTGCTGGGGACCCTGTTCGTCACCAGCGAGTACCGCAGGGGCCTGGTCCGCACCACGTTGGCCGCCACACCCCGCCGGGGCAGGGTGCTTGCCGCCAAGGCAGTCGTGCTCGGCGTGAGCACGTTCGTGATCTCGCTCGCCGGCATCGCCGTGGCGCTCCCGGTGGGCGAGAAGCTCCTGCGAGGCAACGGGAACTTCGTCGCCCACGTCAGCACCCCCACCCTGATCCGGGTGGTGGTGGGCACCGCCGCGGTCCTCGCGGTGTCGGCGATCGTGGCCCTCGGCATCGGCACGGTCCTCCGCCGGAGCGCCGGGGCGATCACCGCCGCCATCGTCGGCCTGCTCCTGCCCATCATCCTGGCCACGTCGGGCCTCCCCACCGGTGCCTCCGAGTGGCTCCTGCGGCTTACTCCGGCCGCCTCCTTCGCGGTGCAGCAGACCGCGGTGGTCTACCCGATGGTGAGCTTCCCCCACACGCCGGCCAACGGCTACTTCCCACTCCCCGCCTGGGCCGGGTTCCTCGTCCTGTGCGCCTGGGCGGCCGTGGCGCTCGGCGTGGCGACCTACCTGCTGAACCGGCGGGACGTGTAGGTCCGTCGGCTCCCTGACCCCACGCGATGACCCGCGCCCTCCGCGCCGAATGGACCAAGCTGGTGACCACCCCGGGCGCCTTCTGGCTCCTGGCGGCCACGGTGGTGCTCACCGTGGGGGTGGGTGCGGCAACGGCCGCCGCCGCCACCTACCCGCCGTTCAACGCCGTGCAGGATCTCCCGAAGACCGCCCTGACCGGGGTGTTGGTGGGCCAGGCGGTGGTGGCCATCCTGGCGGTGCTGGCGGTCGGCACGGAGTACAGCACGGGGCTGATCCGGGTCACCCTGCTGGCGGTGCCCCGCCGGACCCAGGTCCTGGTGGCCAAGGCGGCGTTGGTCGGCGCCCTCACTGCGGGGGCAGGGATCCTGGCCGCGGCCGGCTCGCTGGTCGCCGGGCGGATCCTGTTGGCCCACAACGGGTTTACGCCCGCCCACGGGTATGCCCTGCTCTCCCTGGGCGATGGTCCGACCCTCCGGGCGGCGGTGGGCACGGTGGCGTACCTGGTCCTCGTCGGCCTGCTCACCCTGGGCGTCGCCACCGCGGTGCGGGACACCGGCGCCGGCATCGGTGCCGTCCTGGGCCTGCTGCTGCTCTTCCCGCTGATCGCCCACGCGATCTCCAACCCGCACTGGCAGCGCCACCTGAACCAGATCGGCCCGATGACCGCCGGGCTCCTGGTCCAGGTGACCACCAACCTGCGCCACCAGGTGCTGAGCCCGTGGGCCGGGCTCGGCGTCCTTGCCGCCTGGGCGGCCGGGGCGCTCGCCCTCGGCGGGTTGCTCCTCGCGGTGCGGGACGCCTGACCCGTCGACCGGACGCGCCCTGGCATGCTGACCCGCATGCCCGACCGTCCCCCGCCGGGTGCCACCCTGGGCACCCGGGTCCTCAACCGGTCCTACCTCGCCCGCCAGCTCCTCCTGGACCGGGTGGCCATGCCCGCCGCCGGTGCCCTCGAGCACCTGGTGGGCATGCAGGCGCAGGCCCCGCTGGCGCCCTACGTCGGCCTGTGGTCCCGGCTGGACGGCTTCGACCCGGCGGAGCTCGCCGGCCTGATCGAGAGCCGTGCCGCGGTGCGCATCGCCCTGTTCCGCTCCACCATCTTCCTGGTCACCGCCGAGGACTGCCGGGCGCTGCGCGCGGTCGTGCAGCCGGCCATCGACCGGAGCCTGGGGGGCAACTTCTCCCGGCCGCTGGCCGGCGTGAACCGGGCCGAGGTGGCCGCCGTCGGGCGCGCCCTGGTCGACGAGGCCCCCCGGAGCTTCGCCGAACTCGGTACCGCCCTCCAGGAGCGCTGGCCCGGCATCGATCCCCTGGCCCTCGGCATCGCCGTGCGCGCCGGTGTCCCGCTGGTGCAGGTCCCACCCCGGGGCATCTGGGGCAGCGGCGGTCTGGCCCGCCATGCCGCCGCCGACACCTGGCTCGGCTGCCCGATGGGCACCGACCCGGACCCGGCGCCCGCCATCCACCGCTACCTCGCCGCCTTCGGCCCCGCCACCCTCCAGGACATCCGGGTCTGGTCCGGACTGCCGGGCCTGGCCGGGGCCCTCGGGCGGCTGGCGCCCGCCCTGGTGCGCTACCGGGACGACGAGGGCCGGGAGCTGTGGGACGTCCCGGACGGTCCCTTCCCCGACCCCGATCACCCGGCGCCCGTCCGGCTGCTGCCCGAGTACGACAACGCCCTGCTCTCGCACGCCGACCGGCGCCGGATCATTGCCGACGAGCACCGGGGCACGGTCTTCTCGCACGGCGCCGTGCTGGTGGACGGCTTCGCCGCCGGGCACTGGGCCCTCAAGAAGGCAGCGAGGAACATTCCCGCCTGCCTGACCGTCACAGCGTTCGCGCCGCTCCCCGCGCCGTCCCGGGCCGCGGTCGAGGCCGAGGCCGGACAGCTCCTCCGCTTCGCCCTGCAAAGCGATCAGGCCGGACGGGACACCCAGGGGACAATCGAGCTCCGACCGTAGACTTTCCGCCGTGACCGCCCTCGCCCAGGCTTCCCCTCCCACCGAGCGCACCCCCCCGGAGCGCACCCAGCTCCTGGCGGCGGCCGGGCTGTTCCTGCTGGGCATCGTCCCGCTGGTGTTCTTCAAGTTCCGCAACGGATTCATCCCCGGTGACCTCACCGTCTACCGCCACGCCGGCTCGCTCGCCCTGCACCGCAGGAACTTCTACGCCGTGGGCTTCGGCGCCCACCTGCGGGTGCACCTGCCCTTCACCTACCCGCCCTTCGCCGCCCTGGCGGTGATCCCGCTGGCCGTCATTCCCGCCCGCCTGGCCCTCATCGGGTGGTCGGCGCTCAATCTCGCCCTCGTGGCGGGGATGACCTGGTGGCTGGTGCGACCGGCTCTGGTGCGGGCGGGCCGGGTCCACCCGGCGTGGACCGCGGCCGCCGCCGCCGCCCTGGCCTGGACCGTCCCCGCCGCCCAGACGCTGGCCTACGGCCAGGTCAACATCGTCCTCGCCTTCTTCTGCCTGGCCGACTGCGTCCTCGTGCGCCCGGGCAGCCCGGGAAAGGGGGTCCTGGTAGGGGTGGCGACCGCCATCAAGCTCACCCCCGGCCTGTTCATCCTCTATTACGCCGCCACCCGCCAGTGGGCGGCCGCCGCCCGAGCCGCGGTCACCGCCCTCGCCCTCGAGCTCGCGGCCGCGGTGCTCCTGCCCGCCGCCTCCCGGAGCTACTGGCTGCACCTGTGGTGGAACCCGCGGCGCACCGGCGACCCCAAGTTCTACTTCAACCAGTCGATCTACGGCACCGTGCTGCGCCTTGGCCTGCCCACCTGGTTGTGGCCGGTCCTCGGCCTGGTCGCCATCGCCCTCGCCCTCTGGCGGGCCCGCCAGGCCCACGGCCGCGGGGCCGACGTCGCCGCCGTCGCCCTGGTCGGCTTCGCCGCCGTGCTGGTGTCGCCCATCTCGTGGCAGCACCACGCCGTGTGGATCATCCCGATGTTCGGGGTCCTGGCGGCGTGGGCCGCCCGGGGAGCGACCCCCCGCCGCTGGGTGCTCGTCGGCGTGCTGGCGGTACTGTTCATCGCGCCCGTGCCCCAGATCGGCGACCTGCTCCTCAAGACGTCCTTCCCCTCGGTCCTGGCCCGGGTCATCCAGCAGTCCGACGTCGTCATCTTCTGGTTGATGCTGGCGTGGCTGCCGCTGGCCGGTGTGGCTCCCGTGGCCCCCGTGGTCCCCGTGGTCCCCGTGGTCTCCGTGGGGCAGGAGCCGGCGGCGCGGCTTCCGACCGCGGCCGGACGGCCTGAGGGCCGAGCCCGCCGGATGCCCGCGAACTAAGAAGCCCAGCGCCGGCTATGCCGGGCTCACTCGGCCGGGGCCGCCCACCGGCGCAGGATCTCCTCCACCGCTGGACGGATCTGTGCCCGGGCATCGGCGCGGCCCATGCCCTGCATGAGCAACCGGTCGTAGTCGGTGTCCTCGTGGCGGACCGCGGCGGCGACGGCCAGCAGCACCGGCTCAGGGTCCAGCGCCCGGCCCGCCGCGCTGCGGCCCACCCGGCCACTGCCCCGCAGGGCGGCGTGGTCGGCGATCGCTGCGGCCCGGTCGGGTGGGCAGCCGGGCAGGAGCTCTCGGATCCGGGCGGCGAAGTTGTCCTGGAAGGTGGCGTCGCCTGCAGCCCGCCGCTCGGCCTCCCGCTCCCGGCGCCGGCGGCGCAGATCCTCGTCGGCCAGGCAGGACTCCTCGGCCTGGTCCAGGGCGGAATCCTCCACCAGGATCCCCTGGCGCTCGTACCGTTTCCGTGACCGGCTCCACCGCACCACGACGGCCGAGAGGCCGCTTGCCTTCTTCGCCCGCCGGGTCAGGGCGGTGTCGCCTGCGGGCAGGAAGCTCAGGTGGCCGAGGTCGGCGCACTCCATGCAGATCGGCCCCGGGTCCTCCATGGTCAGCAGGTTGCCGGCAAAATGCTCGCTGCCACATTCGGCGCAGTCCCAGTCCTTGAGCGCCGAGATCACCACCAGATCCGGTGCCTTCGCCTGCTTCTCCACCAGTCGCTGGCGCTGGGCGTCGGACAGGTCGGGCGCCAGCCAGTGGGTGCGGAAGGCAGTCTCTCGGGCGGGGTCGCCTGACGCGGTGAACTGCAGCGGTCGGCGGTCCCGGGTCCGGGTGACGTACACCGCCTCAGCCGGCTGGAGCCCCTGGGCGCGCGCCCAGTGCTCGAAGATCGCCATGGCCTCGTTGACCTTCTCCGGGCTCACCTGGAGCTGATCCTGGAGGTGGGGGACCCGGCCCTGCTGCCAGGGGTCGATGCCCGCCGCCAGCGCCCAGCCCAGGCCCCCGAGCACGTCGAGGGCGCTGGCGTACCGGTGTTCCGCCAGCGCGGCCTCGGCGGCCTCGACCACCCTGGTCTCCAGCGGCTTCCGGTTCCCACCGCCCATCGTCGGTACGAGGATAGGGCCCGGCGGCTGGTTCGGCGCTAGACCTCCGCGGCCACGGCTGAGGCCGGGGTGAAGGAGAACGTGCTGGCACGTTCCTTCAGAGCGGCCCGGTTCTGCTTGGCGGCCGCCTTTGCCGCCTTCCCGGCGGTCAGGTTCACCTTCACGGCGTGCGCCACGACGCCGGGCTTCATCAGGGTGGTGGCCGGGATGGTCCGGCCCCCGATCTCGCCCACCAGGCGGGCGCCCCGGGCGTCGCGGGCGCCGGCGGCGAAGGTCAGCTTCTCCATGGGGTTGTAGCCCCGGCCGGTGGAGTAGTCGGAGATCAGGAAGAAGTGCGCCGCCAGCTTCGTGCGCAGGGTGGCGCAGTAGGCCTCGACCGCCTTGTCCTGCCCCTGCCCCGTGCCCAGGTGGGGGGCGACCGCGTCCGCCAG
Encoded here:
- a CDS encoding polyphosphate kinase 2 family protein: MLERWRVQPGTNVDLEAVDPASTPGAPGGKEATLAALPALTVELADLQDRLAAEARRSLLVVLQAPDAGGKDGTIRHVFHGVNPQGTRVHSFKAPAGDERAHDFLWRVHRVVPAAGEIGIFNRSHYEDVLAVRVRKLVAPSVWRPRFELIGSFEALLAHEGTTIVKLYLHISKEEQRERLQARLDDPDKRWKFRPEDLADRVLWDRYRAAYNEAISRTATSQAPWFIVPADHKWYRNWAVSTILVETLRKMDPRYPQPAEALPKAVG
- a CDS encoding response regulator transcription factor, with the translated sequence MNGAVRIVVADDHQVIRTGFAGLLDTQPDFSVVGVASDGAEAVRVCRELEPDVVLMDVRMPGMDGIEATRHLTGGGSGDGGASRPRVLILTTFDLDEYVYDALRAGASGFLLKDVTAERLFDAVRVIAGGDALLAPAVTRRLISEFAKLQPKPDAPVAARLESLTPRETQVLRLVAEGLSNTEIAERLVVTEETVKTHVSRVLAKLGLRDRTQAVVTAYESGLVVPGHPR
- a CDS encoding sensor histidine kinase, whose amino-acid sequence is MSATVDPGRGWAGMARGLVAAPHALAVAAGVLALAALSEALARAAVIHASGQLMLAVALVAVATALPLAFLRPLPAAAAVAVAAVLSLTLFHTLTVAGALAVLAALHRYGRSPAPGAAQAAGASVLSLPFLVLAVAGGRPAATEAGVLTLVLAALAPAAAFGGMAGRARQEAASQSAARQVIAGNLLEHTARGERARIARELHDVVAHHISMVAVQAETARLTTPGMPAAGAQRLSAIGDTARAALTEMRRLLGVLREDARTEDEAAARQPQPGLSQLNHLLDEARAASGTGARLILRGPPVSLDPGVELAAYRIAQEALTNARRHAPGAAVDVELHFTDAALLLRVRDDGPGPALDAALDPGLDAGLDAALADAGGGHGLQGMRERATAVGGRLQTGAAPGGGFLVEATLPARAEGLP
- a CDS encoding ATP-binding cassette domain-containing protein, coding for MDATIEVTGARKQFGPTVALDGLSFSVAPGDVTGFVGPNGAGKSTTMRAILGLDRLDAGTALVGGRAYRTLRHPLTQVGSLLDAGALHPARSGRNHLLWLAHSQGLPARRVDEVVEQAGLGGAVRRAAGGYSLGMRQRLGLAAAMLGDPPVLMLDEPFNGLDPEGIVWMRGFLRSLAAEGRAVLVSSHLMAELEGTASHLVVIGRGRLVADTSVAALIDAASGGRVLLRTSARTEAMAVLASAGATVAATGPETVTVAGLPPEEVVRLLGQHAVPFAEVASHRATLEEAYMELTRDSVEFSALAPSPEARP
- a CDS encoding ABC transporter permease subunit codes for the protein MMRTEPSVAPYRSAQPESHDGFAALVRAEWTKLRSVRGWLIALVAGAVLIVALAVLNGEGSHSGFCTGGRNGQAPHCVVGHPPEPTGPGGEVIVDTYELVHQPLTGNGSITARLTSFTGIVGNSGPVQVGQALADSHPGLAGWSKGGIIITDSTRQGAPYAAVMQTGGHGVHMQYDFTHDLAGSATQASPASPRWLRLTRSGDTITGYESADGTHWTTIGAATLPGLPATVQAGIFTTSPMLDISTQHLVVTTGSEAATQATAVFDSVSLDGGQPAGTWTGDDVGEDPRAGPSGLNSYEQGAGTFTLTGAGDIAPAPDAAGTRGIEASLNGAFVALIVFLVLGTLFVTSEYRRGLVRTTLAATPRRGRVLAAKAVVLGVSTFVISLAGIAVALPVGEKLLRGNGNFVAHVSTPTLIRVVVGTAAVLAVSAIVALGIGTVLRRSAGAITAAIVGLLLPIILATSGLPTGASEWLLRLTPAASFAVQQTAVVYPMVSFPHTPANGYFPLPAWAGFLVLCAWAAVALGVATYLLNRRDV
- a CDS encoding ABC transporter permease — translated: MTRALRAEWTKLVTTPGAFWLLAATVVLTVGVGAATAAAATYPPFNAVQDLPKTALTGVLVGQAVVAILAVLAVGTEYSTGLIRVTLLAVPRRTQVLVAKAALVGALTAGAGILAAAGSLVAGRILLAHNGFTPAHGYALLSLGDGPTLRAAVGTVAYLVLVGLLTLGVATAVRDTGAGIGAVLGLLLLFPLIAHAISNPHWQRHLNQIGPMTAGLLVQVTTNLRHQVLSPWAGLGVLAAWAAGALALGGLLLAVRDA
- a CDS encoding winged helix DNA-binding domain-containing protein, giving the protein MLTRMPDRPPPGATLGTRVLNRSYLARQLLLDRVAMPAAGALEHLVGMQAQAPLAPYVGLWSRLDGFDPAELAGLIESRAAVRIALFRSTIFLVTAEDCRALRAVVQPAIDRSLGGNFSRPLAGVNRAEVAAVGRALVDEAPRSFAELGTALQERWPGIDPLALGIAVRAGVPLVQVPPRGIWGSGGLARHAAADTWLGCPMGTDPDPAPAIHRYLAAFGPATLQDIRVWSGLPGLAGALGRLAPALVRYRDDEGRELWDVPDGPFPDPDHPAPVRLLPEYDNALLSHADRRRIIADEHRGTVFSHGAVLVDGFAAGHWALKKAARNIPACLTVTAFAPLPAPSRAAVEAEAGQLLRFALQSDQAGRDTQGTIELRP
- a CDS encoding glycosyltransferase 87 family protein, yielding MTALAQASPPTERTPPERTQLLAAAGLFLLGIVPLVFFKFRNGFIPGDLTVYRHAGSLALHRRNFYAVGFGAHLRVHLPFTYPPFAALAVIPLAVIPARLALIGWSALNLALVAGMTWWLVRPALVRAGRVHPAWTAAAAAALAWTVPAAQTLAYGQVNIVLAFFCLADCVLVRPGSPGKGVLVGVATAIKLTPGLFILYYAATRQWAAAARAAVTALALELAAAVLLPAASRSYWLHLWWNPRRTGDPKFYFNQSIYGTVLRLGLPTWLWPVLGLVAIALALWRARQAHGRGADVAAVALVGFAAVLVSPISWQHHAVWIIPMFGVLAAWAARGATPRRWVLVGVLAVLFIAPVPQIGDLLLKTSFPSVLARVIQQSDVVIFWLMLAWLPLAGVAPVAPVVPVVPVVSVGQEPAARLPTAAGRPEGRARRMPAN
- a CDS encoding DUF2293 domain-containing protein: MGGGNRKPLETRVVEAAEAALAEHRYASALDVLGGLGWALAAGIDPWQQGRVPHLQDQLQVSPEKVNEAMAIFEHWARAQGLQPAEAVYVTRTRDRRPLQFTASGDPARETAFRTHWLAPDLSDAQRQRLVEKQAKAPDLVVISALKDWDCAECGSEHFAGNLLTMEDPGPICMECADLGHLSFLPAGDTALTRRAKKASGLSAVVVRWSRSRKRYERQGILVEDSALDQAEESCLADEDLRRRRREREAERRAAGDATFQDNFAARIRELLPGCPPDRAAAIADHAALRGSGRVGRSAAGRALDPEPVLLAVAAAVRHEDTDYDRLLMQGMGRADARAQIRPAVEEILRRWAAPAE